The nucleotide sequence AGATGACCTGTACAACATCGGCGGCACGCTGGCCTACGGGCCGGGTGACGAGCGGTTGCCCTGGTCGGAGCGGGCGTTTTGTGGGCACATTCTCAAGTTCAGTAGGAGGTGACAGGGATGGCAGAGGAAGGAAGAGGCGGCGGGCGCGGGCATCCCGTGCGAGGAAAAAATGTCGCCGGGCAGTACCGGGCACTGTTTGCCAAGGGCCTAATGAGAAGCGCGACCAACTCGAAAGGGAAGCGGCGCGTCATCTACTCCAGGCACGGAGAGAAGCACTTGGGCAGTCGAGCGGGTCGTTTATTGGGCGCTGCCCGCCAGCTCTCTAAGTTTGAGCATGGCGAGCGTGGACAGGGCCTTATTCACGCCATAGATGCCACTGCGCGGGCGCGCTCTGAGCACAAGCCAGGGTTTTTTACTCGACAGGCAGCATCGGCGCGGCGCCTGGTGGGGATCAAACCCAAGAAAGCTGACCAGTTGGTTAACCGCCTTGGCGGCCATACGCTTCGCTACCGACTTGGCGAGAGCCACGATAAAACGCGGAGGCTTGCACAAGAGGCGGGGCGGCCTCGGGTTGAGCACGCAGGGAGTATTGCCCGCCGTCTCAAGCGTGCGGATACGCCTGACCTCTTTGGCGGCTCGCGCCTTACCCAGAAGGCGTCTGCGCATTCTCTGCGCATTCAGGGTGCTCTGAGGAACCCCAATCTCTCTGAACATGCGCGGCGCCGCGCAAAGCAATATCTCAAGGCCTACGGCGACCTGACCTAATCCTTTGGCTGGTCACGTGACCGTAAGTCCAGTCCAAACCCCTGAGCGCACCCCAGACCATGACGGTCACGCGGGTGCGCTCGCCCATTCACCCCGGCATGACGCCGGGCGCAGCCCTGGAGGCTCAGAACCATGAAATCAAAAGCCGTTTTCTTGAACACCGCAGGAGGCGACCATGAGGCCGCCTTTAACGCCCTGTACGACGCCTACAGCGCCAGCCAGACCGCCCTCACCGAGGCCGAGAGCAACGCCGAGGCCAGCGACAGCAACAGCATCCGCACCCGCGTGATTGCCAAAGCGCTGGAGCCGCTGGCCCAGGCGCTGGGGATCGAACTCCCCGCCCCCGGCAAACGGCCCGCTCAGGACGCCGCGCAGCAGATTGCCGCACAGGTGGCCGAGAAATTGGAGGGCCTGGAGGCGCTGGAAGCCGGGCGGGATGAGGCGCTGGAGCTGCTGGCCGCCGCTGGGCTGGACCTGGAGGCGCTGGAGGGCGCAGACAGTGACGATGCCCGCTCTAAGGTGGTCGAGGGCTGGCTGGGCAATCTGGACGCCCTGCTGGACACCGCCGAGGGCGCCACCGCCGAGCTGAGCGCCTACCGTTACGCCACTGAGCATGGCCTGGACCCCCAGGCGCTGCTGCTGACCAAAGGCGTAGAGAAGCTGCGGCAGGTGGAGCGCGAGCGACAGGAAAACGGAGAGACGGTGAAAGAAACCGTCTGGGTGGTCGGTGAGGGCGATGACGCCCCGCTGGCCGCCGACCACTTTAAACCCGTGCTGGGGGCGCTGAAGCGTGAGCAGAAGCCCACCGAGCAGGGCACCCGCTGGGTGAGCGGGCAGGAGAGCCGGGAGGCCGCCAACGCCGGAATTGCCACCCAGACCGAAATCATCACCGCCAAGGGGCAAGACCCCGCCTACGAGATTTAAGGAGCCAGGACATGCCTGCAATTACCCTCAGCCCCCGCGCTGGCGTAGACACCAACAGCGCCATGTTTGCTGTTCAGGCCACCACCGGCTTCCGCGTTGGGGAGGACATTCCCGCCGGCAGCCCCTGCGAAATCCGCGCCGTGACGGGCGGTTACGCCATCTTCAAACTCGCCGCTGGCGCGTTCGCCGGCATTGCCCCCCGCGCCGCCAAAGCCGGTCAGGTGCTGGCGCAACCGCTGACCCTGTACGGCGTCGGCGTGCGCTTCCGCGCCTCCGAAACCCCGCTGACCGCTGACGTGTACTACGTGGGCACCGGCGGCACCATCAACGACGCCCCCACCGCGCAGGACGCACGCGGGGCCTTCATCCGCGTGTCCGAGAACGACCTGCTGTGCGTCGCTCAGGGCAAGCTCGCTTAAGGGGGGGCTGAATCATGGCTGAAAACTACAAAGGCGTTACCGGCACCTACACGCTGGACTACCTGAAGACCATCACCAACAAGACCGTGCGCGAGTTTGGCATGGAGGACGTGGCCGCCGCCGTGAATGCGGAAATCGCCGCCCACAACGCCCAGCTGGTCGAGGGTCTGCGCGATTACGTGACCCCCACCACCAAGCGCGAGATGCCCGACGCCACTGGCCAGATGCTGACCGACGAAATGGTGCTGGCGGATGAGTTCGGACGCGCCCCCACCCAGGTGGAAAGCAAGCCGGGCCGCATCGGGCTGCCGCTTGAGCGCTACAAAATCGCCAAGGGCTTCACCACCGACTTCCTGACCACCGCGAGCGTGGCCCAGGTCGCCATGCGGACCCGCGAGGTGGAAGCCGCGCACATCAAGCGCATGACCCGCAACCTGCGCGAGGCGCTGTTCCGCCCGGTCAGCTTTGACTTCACCGACTACCGCGTGGACGACATGGTGCTGAAGGTCAAGCCCCTGTACAACGGTGACGGCACCGCGCCCGTGAACGGCCCCGCCGGTGAGAGCTTTGACGGCGCCCACAACCACTTCATGACCGCGCCCGAGTTGACCGCTGACGCTGTGGACGCCCTGATTGAGAACGTGGCAGAGCACGATGACAATGCGGACGTGGTGATTCAGGTGTCCCTGGCTGAAGCCGCCGCCATTCGCGCCCTGCCCGGCTTTGCGCCCATCATGGACGCCCGCATCGAGCAGGTGCCCAACGGCCAGATGGTGGCCCGGGGCAGCCTGAACACCGGCAACATCAAGAACCGCAAAATCGGCTACTACAACGGTGCCGAAATCTGGGTCAAGCCCTGGGTTTACAGCGGCTACCTGCTGGGCCTGAACCGCAACGCCGCCCAGAAGGTGCTGGGCCTGCGTGAGCCGGAGGAGCAGAACCGCCGGGGCCTGCGCATCGTGGCGACCAACATCGCCTACCCCCTCCAGAGCGAGAACTTCGAGGCCGAGTTTGGCTTTGGCGTGCTGAGCCGAGGCGCCGCCGCCATCCTGCAAATCACCGCCGGGGCCTACGAAGACCCCACCGCCAAGTAAGGAGTGTGGCCCATGAGTGACGTCAAGTTTATCCGTGCAGGCCGGTTCGTCTCTCCCACCGGGGAAGACCTCGGCCCAGCCACTGCCAAGGCGGAGGCCAGCGCTCAGGAGGATGCCCCCACCCTCCGCACGGGCGACCTCCCCGGCAACTTCGTCGGCATCGCCAAACTGCGTGAAGGCGACGTGACCACCTACGAAGCCCTGCGGGCCAAGGACAAAGCGGCGCTGGTCGACCTGGGACTGACGGCTGAGCAGGCGGACAGCGCCCTCGCCAAAGCCAATGACCCGGTGAACTGACATGACCCAGCCCGCCCGCACCTATGACGAGTCGCTGCTGACGGTGATTGACCCCGCAGACCGGGAATTTTCTCGGACGTGGGTTCGCACACTGCTGCGCGACAGGCCCGAGGTCAATCGGGGCGGGCTGCCGCTTGGCCCCGGCCAGCCCACCCGCCCCAGTGAGTCGACCTGGCCTGAGTACAGCCGTACCGACCAGGAGCTGAACGCGGCACTGGAGCTGGACGCGGCCTTTGACCCGGCGGCCAACCCCCCGGCGAAGTATTACCGCCCGCACTTCACGGCGGCGCGGCTCTACCTCGGCGACCCGGCACTCTGGAAGTCCCGAGCGGTGGACGGCTCCAGCGAGAGCAGGCGCGACAGCCAGGAAATCGTCAGTGCGTGGCTGGCACAGGGTGCAGCGCTGGACAGCCTGATTCCGGTCAAGCCCTTGCCGCCGTTCGAAGCGGTGGCGGGGACGACTGAAGCCGGAAAGGTGGCTCCAGAGCGGCCCACAACGGTTGTGGTCCGCACCGGGCCGGGGTGGTAGGCGTGACCCTCTTCAAAGACCTCAAACGCCAGCTGCGCGACCTGCAAAACCCGCAGACGCTGCACGACCTGCACAACATCGCTGGACATGCTACGCATGAGCTGGTGCTGGAAGGGTTCCGCTTCGAGCGCGACCCTTACGGCGTGCCCTGGCAACCCACCCGCCGCCGAAACCCAATTTTGCAGGACACCTTCACCCTGCGAAACGGCATCGCGTGGCGGGCCGACAGCCGGGGCGTCACCGTGCAGACCTCGGGCCGCGCCAACGCCTACGCCGCCTACCACCAACGCGGCACCCGCAAGATGCCCCGGCGCAAGTTCGTGCCGGACTCGGGGGAGTTGCCGCTCGCCTATGAGCAGCGGCTCCGCAACGACTTCGGCGAATACCTGCGCCAGAGGTTCGGCTGATGGAAACACTCGCGCAACAGCTTCAGGACGCGCTGGGCACTGGCGTCGCGGTGTATCTCGGTTCCGAGTACCTCGACCGTCAGCCGCAGCTCCCGCTGGTCATCGTGCTGCCCGGCAGTGTCCGCTACGACGCGCCGGACGGCTCGGTGGCGGACGCGCTGGCGATGGGCACGGCAGAGACGACGCTGGTGTGCAAGGCCGTGACCTTCGAGGAAGCCGCCCTGCTGGCCGACCTCTGCTACGCCGCCATCGGCCCGGGGAAGCCCGCCACCTCGCGGCTGCGCTCCGAGACGTGGGGCGACTACACGGTGCGCGTGGCCGACCTGACCATCACGTTCCCGGCCGTGCTGACCCGCAGCGACATCACCCGCGTGCGCGTGGCCCACTTCACGCAGCTCGCCCAGTTCATGGACACCCCGGAGGTGGTCCCTGATGACGAAACGTACCGCCCAAACGGAGAAACTCAGTTTGTCGAATCCGACTGAGCCGACCCCGACCCCCGACCCCCGCGCCGATGCGCCCGCCCCTGCTCAGGACGGCGGGCGCGTGCCGTTCGAGACGCTGCTGACCGGACTCCCCGGGTGGCAGCAGGCGGCCCTCCGCGCCTCGACCAACTGGCCCCAGGGCCGCGAGGTGACGCAAGGCGAATTCAAGGCAGCTCTTGAGGCCGCCACCGGCGAGGTGATCAAGTGACCGCTCTCTCCCGAGTCAAAGTCACCTTCGAGGACTACAACCTCGGTCTGGTGCCCCCCATCAGCGAAGCGCACGCCAAGATCGGCGTGGCCGCCGCTGGCCCCCTCACGCCGCAGTGGATGACGCGCGGCTCGCAGGCCCTCGACGCCTACCAGGGTGGCCCGCTGGCCGGCGCCTGCGCGGTGGCCCTGCTCGAAACCGCCCCGGTGGTCGGCGTGCGCGTGAACGCGACGACCCAGGGCACCGTGTCGGAAGTGACGAAGGTCGGCACTGGCGCCAGCGTCATGACCACGGGCGGCACCGTGAACGACGCCTACAGCCTGACCCTGCGCGTGACCCGCAGCGGCACCGCGACGGACGGCCTCGCGGCGGTGGTCGTCAGCACCAACGGCAACGACGGCCCCGAGCGCAGCGTGCCCGCCTCCGGCACGCTCGACCTGACCGGCACCGGCCTGAGCGTGACCTTCGGCGCGGGCGGCCTGACGGAAGGCGACACCTACAGCCTGACCACCACCGCGCCCGCCGCGACGGTGGCCGACATCATCACGGCGCTGGAAACGCTGCTCGGCTCGCGCCCCGACCTGCGCTTCGTCCACATCCTCGGCGCGGCGACCCCGGCGCTGGTGGCCGGTGTGGACGCCGTGCTGACCGAGCGCGAGACGCGGAACTACTACGTCCACGCGCTGCTCGAAGCCCCTGCCATGACCGACGGCGAGCGCATGAGCGACTACCTCAGCCGCGTCAGTGCCCTGTTCGCCAACCTGACCAGCCTGCGCGTGGCGGTGGCCCTGGACGGCGGCGCGGTCTACAACCCCATCACCCGGCAACTGGAGCGCCGCAGCAGCGCCTGGAAGCTCAGCGCCCGCCGCGCCACCGTGCCGATTGGCGAAGCGCCTTACCGCGTCCGCACCGGGCCGCTGCCCGCGATGGGTGCCCTGGCCTTCGATGCCAACCTCACGGGCAACGTGGGCCGCTTCGCTGCCCTGCGCACCTACGACGGGCGCGAGGGGGTGTACCCGGCGTCCTGGCCGATGCTCGCGCCGAGCGGCAGCGACTACGACGAGGTGCAGCAGCGCGAGGTGATCGACCGCGCGGCCACCATCGGCTATGTCTCCGCGATGGACTACCTGGGCGACGACGTGCCGGTGGACACCACGACCGGGCGCATTCTGGAAACGAAGGCGCTGGCGATGGAGACCTACCTCGAAGGCCGCGTCCGGGCGGGACTGGGCGGGGAAGCCTCCGGCGTGCGCGTGCGCGTGGACCGCGAGGGCAACATCCTCAGCACCCGCAAGATCACCTTCGTCCTGAGCGTGATTCCGCTGGGCCACATGAAACACATCGACGTGGTCGTGGGCTTCACCAATCCGATGCTGGCGGCCCTGGCACCGGCGGCCCCGGTGGAAGCCGCCGCCGCGCCCGCTGCGCCGAAGGGAGCGTGACGTAAATGCCCAAGATCGACACCAAAAACCCGCGCCTCACCTTCGCCCGCATCAAGATCGAAGTGGACGGCAAGGAAATCCTGGCCCGGTCCATCAGCTACGGCGACAGCATCGAGCGCAGCGACATCGAGGGCAACGCCCGCATGGCGCTGGGGGTCAGCGACGGCATGTACAAGACCGACGAAGGCGAACTCACCGTCTACGCCGACGAGTACGCCGAGATCGTGGACGCCTTCGGTGACAAGTTCTTTGAAAAGGACTTCGATGTCAGCGTGGCCTACGAGAAGCTCGGCAGTTCCAAGCTGACCAAGGACGAGCTGATCGGCTGCCGCTGGACCAAGCGCGGCGTCAGCGACGAAACCGGCGGCGACGCCCTGACCCGCACCCTCGGCTTCAAGCCGCACTACATCAAGATGAACGGGAAAAACCCGCTCTCCAAGATGCCGGAAGGCGCGAAGTAACCCACCCCTAAACGTGCCGGGAGTCGCCCAGATTCCCGGCCTGGACACCTTTTTCCCAATCCATTTTCGGAGGCATCCCCATGACCCAGGAACAGCAGCAGCCCCAGCCCACCCCCACCGACACCTTCGCGGGCCTGACCCGTGCCCAGGTCGCCGAACTGCGCCGCACGCACGGCGTCGAGCGCGTCAAGACCCTCAGTGCGCCCACCGCCGCCGGTCAGCGCCTGCAGGTGGTGGTCCGCGCCCCCAGTCGTGACGAATACGACCGCTACGTGGAAACGCTCGCCAAGTTCAAAGAGCGCACCGCGCAGGCCCTGAGTGCCAACCGCACACTGCTGATGAGCTGTCTGCTCGCGCCGGACGCGGCGGCGGTGGCGGTGGCCCTGGACGCGCAGCCCGCGCTGGTGGACAAGCTGGTCGAGCCGGTGCTGAGCATGGCGGGTGCGGACGCGGAGGTCCGCGAAGAGACGTTTTGAGGCCGACTGGCAACGGCTGGTCGCGCAAACGAAGGATGGGGGGCTGAACCTCGCCGCCGAGTGCCTGCTCGCCTACCAGTTTCAGGAGCGCGAGGACGGGCGGCCCAGTGACCGGGCGCGGCTGGGGGCCTACTTCACGGCGCAACAGATGTTGATGCAGCGGGCGTTCATGACGGCGTTCGGCAAGGGACGCTAGAGCAGATCGAGGCCAAGCAAGGCCGCGTTGAGGTCGGGAGAGCTGAAAATCTTCCATTTCCCCGCCTCTTCCGACACCTGAAGCCCAACCGTGACCTCTCGCATGGGCGCCGTCGGGTCGGTGATCTGGTTGAGGATGAACATGGTCCCGCCGTTTTGCTGCGTGATGATGTTGCGGGCCACCGTGGTCATATCCACGGTCTTCACGCGCACCGGGACCAGCGTGGTGCCCTGACGCCCCGCCTGACGCTTCCCAACCGTGTACTCCATGCGTTCCCAAAGGGCCTTTCGAATGGTCCGCACGTCCTCGTCGCCATTCACGAATGAATCAATCGCCTCCACTGATTCTCCGGAGTGCAGGTGCCCGGCGGCGGTGGGGAGATCAAGCGTCTGCACGGAGCGAAAAAACGCCTGAGCGGTGGCCTCGGGCGAGCGCCCCGCCTGCTGACAGCCAGCGAGTAAGGCAGAGGCGAGCAGAAGGGCACGTTTCATGCAGTTACGCATACCACACCA is from Deinococcus wulumuqiensis R12 and encodes:
- a CDS encoding DUF2586 family protein, coding for MTALSRVKVTFEDYNLGLVPPISEAHAKIGVAAAGPLTPQWMTRGSQALDAYQGGPLAGACAVALLETAPVVGVRVNATTQGTVSEVTKVGTGASVMTTGGTVNDAYSLTLRVTRSGTATDGLAAVVVSTNGNDGPERSVPASGTLDLTGTGLSVTFGAGGLTEGDTYSLTTTAPAATVADIITALETLLGSRPDLRFVHILGAATPALVAGVDAVLTERETRNYYVHALLEAPAMTDGERMSDYLSRVSALFANLTSLRVAVALDGGAVYNPITRQLERRSSAWKLSARRATVPIGEAPYRVRTGPLPAMGALAFDANLTGNVGRFAALRTYDGREGVYPASWPMLAPSGSDYDEVQQREVIDRAATIGYVSAMDYLGDDVPVDTTTGRILETKALAMETYLEGRVRAGLGGEASGVRVRVDREGNILSTRKITFVLSVIPLGHMKHIDVVVGFTNPMLAALAPAAPVEAAAAPAAPKGA
- a CDS encoding phage virion morphogenesis protein: MTLFKDLKRQLRDLQNPQTLHDLHNIAGHATHELVLEGFRFERDPYGVPWQPTRRRNPILQDTFTLRNGIAWRADSRGVTVQTSGRANAYAAYHQRGTRKMPRRKFVPDSGELPLAYEQRLRNDFGEYLRQRFG